The following are from one region of the Pelorhabdus rhamnosifermentans genome:
- a CDS encoding DMT family transporter, giving the protein MSQKLFGTGMVALSAAGFATLPIFMKFAFDAGANSLTILGFRFILASFILWSIIVISQRSFHLPTKQIIQLCLMGAIGYGTMSFLYAITVEILPASLAAMLLYAYPALVAVMSFLIGDEMISWKRVVALLICFSGLALILGITISEVKIMGLMTGLGAAFVYSCYIVIGNRILKHVDSLVATTYVCTSAGIIFIIIGISSGSLIITLPLFGWMALLGIAILATIVGILGFFVGITRIGAANASIISTLEPVVTVGLSVLLLGDTLSALQIIGGILIIAGVIIIQLWGHSPDPDQA; this is encoded by the coding sequence TTGTCGCAAAAACTTTTTGGCACAGGTATGGTAGCCCTATCAGCTGCCGGTTTTGCTACTTTGCCTATTTTCATGAAGTTCGCCTTCGATGCTGGCGCCAATTCCTTAACCATTCTGGGGTTTCGTTTTATCTTGGCGTCGTTTATTTTATGGTCAATTATTGTAATAAGCCAGCGCTCTTTTCACCTTCCGACGAAGCAAATTATTCAACTCTGCTTAATGGGCGCCATAGGGTATGGTACGATGTCGTTTTTGTATGCAATAACGGTAGAAATTTTGCCGGCATCATTAGCTGCCATGCTTCTATATGCCTATCCTGCTTTGGTAGCAGTGATGTCTTTTCTGATTGGTGACGAAATGATATCATGGAAAAGGGTTGTTGCCCTCCTTATTTGCTTTAGCGGACTGGCGCTTATATTAGGAATTACCATTTCGGAAGTTAAGATAATGGGTCTTATGACCGGCCTTGGCGCAGCGTTTGTATATTCCTGCTATATTGTCATTGGCAATCGGATACTAAAACACGTGGATTCGCTGGTTGCTACTACTTATGTATGTACTTCGGCGGGAATCATCTTTATCATAATCGGCATTTCCAGTGGCAGCCTGATTATAACACTGCCGTTATTCGGCTGGATGGCACTGTTGGGTATTGCTATTTTGGCAACGATCGTTGGCATACTTGGATTTTTTGTAGGTATTACACGTATCGGAGCAGCTAATGCTTCGATTATAAGTACCCTGGAACCAGTGGTTACCGTGGGGCTTTCTGTATTACTACTAGGTGATACGCTTTCGGCTTTACAGATAATAGGTGGAATCTTAATCATTGCCGGTGTTATTATCATCCAACTTTGGGGACATTCTCCCGATCCAGATCAAGCATAA
- the nifJ gene encoding pyruvate:ferredoxin (flavodoxin) oxidoreductase has product MPKIMKTMDGNQAAAEASYALTEVATVFPITPSSPMAEGVDEWAAHGKKNLFGQCVSVVEMQSEAGAAGAVHGSLQAGALTTTYTASQGLLLMIPEMYKMAGNLVPAVFHVSARALATHALSIFGDHQDINACRQTGFALFCSNNVQEAMDLGFITHLSAIKSRVPFLHFFDGFRTSHEVQKIEVTPYDEIAKLVDYNAIQEFRNRALNPEHPVLRGSAQNPDVYFQGREASNPFVEAIPNIVENYLKEFKKISGREYHLFEYYGDPGAENIIVAMGSVCNTVEETIDYLQTKGEKIGLLKVHLYRPFSKKHFFAVLPKSVKKIAVLDRTKEPGSTGEPLYLDILQIFNHETIKPFIVGGRYGLGSKDTTPSQILAVYENLKQDQPRDQFTIGIVDDVSHTSLPIKETIDTTPEGTISCKFWGLGSDGTVGANKSAIKIIGDNTDLYVQGYFEYDSKKSGGTTISHLRFGKKPIKSSYFVSDADYIACHNRSFLYNYDLLKGLKKNGTFVLNCPWQLEEVQDHLPASLKRYIAKNNINFYIIDAISIAEEIGLGGRVNMVMQAAFFKLAKVIPVEEAIQYLKDSIQKTYGKKGSNIVEMNQKAVDQGIKLLQQVKVTASWAYSEDETIPVKDEPDFIKRIQRPMARHDGDDLPTSAFVGMEDGTHPLGTTKYEKRGIAVYIPEWQIDKCIQCNQCSYVCPHATIRPFLLNDDELGKAPDTFKTRKPNGKKLEGYHYRIQTSPLDCTGCGNCADICPAPGKALVMKPADHEIEMESENWEFAMNVTEKRNLIDVKTLIGSQFSRPLLEFNGACPGCGETPYAKLLTQLFGDRMLIANATGCSSIWGGSSPSIPYTANADGKGPAWMNPLFEDNSEFGYGMYIGSKQIRSKIANLMQQGLKNTSNENVKQAFQEWLNNMNDGEGSKQASARVLTELKKEVNSADPIIHEIIARKDYLVKPSVWIFGGDGFAYDIGYNGLDHVIASGEDVNIFIMDTEVYSNTGGQASKATQTAAVAKFTAAGKKIRKKDLGLIATTYGYVYVAQIAMGANMNQTIKAIAEAESYKGPSLIIAYASCVNHGIKSGMGTSMHEMKKAVDAGYWHLWRYDPRLKEQGKNPFILDSKEPTGSFQDFLKGEIRYSSLKTIFPEVAEEMFTIAEKHAHEKYYALKRFAEMQFE; this is encoded by the coding sequence GTGCCAAAAATAATGAAAACAATGGATGGTAATCAGGCAGCGGCTGAGGCATCTTACGCCCTGACTGAGGTTGCAACCGTTTTTCCGATTACCCCTTCGTCTCCAATGGCTGAGGGGGTTGATGAATGGGCGGCTCATGGCAAGAAGAACTTGTTTGGCCAATGTGTTAGCGTAGTCGAAATGCAGTCAGAAGCCGGTGCTGCGGGTGCGGTACACGGTTCACTTCAGGCAGGAGCTCTCACGACAACGTATACGGCTTCTCAAGGGCTGCTCCTGATGATTCCTGAGATGTATAAAATGGCAGGTAATTTGGTACCAGCCGTCTTTCATGTCAGCGCACGTGCCTTAGCAACGCATGCACTTTCGATTTTTGGAGATCATCAGGATATCAATGCCTGTCGTCAAACAGGCTTTGCTTTGTTCTGCTCAAATAATGTCCAAGAAGCCATGGATCTCGGTTTTATCACGCATCTTTCCGCAATCAAATCCAGGGTACCGTTCTTGCATTTCTTTGACGGATTTAGGACGTCTCACGAAGTTCAGAAGATCGAAGTAACGCCCTATGATGAAATCGCCAAACTTGTTGATTATAATGCGATTCAAGAATTTCGAAACCGGGCTCTAAATCCAGAACATCCGGTTTTAAGAGGAAGTGCCCAGAATCCTGATGTTTATTTTCAAGGACGTGAGGCTTCTAATCCTTTTGTTGAGGCAATCCCTAATATTGTAGAAAATTATCTTAAAGAATTTAAAAAGATTAGTGGACGAGAATACCATCTATTTGAGTACTACGGGGACCCTGGAGCTGAAAATATCATCGTAGCCATGGGTTCGGTCTGTAATACAGTAGAAGAAACAATTGATTATCTGCAGACCAAAGGAGAAAAAATCGGACTACTTAAGGTCCACCTATATCGTCCGTTTTCCAAGAAACACTTTTTTGCGGTTTTACCTAAATCTGTGAAAAAAATTGCTGTCCTCGACCGAACAAAGGAACCTGGCTCCACGGGTGAACCGCTCTACCTTGATATCCTGCAAATCTTTAATCATGAGACTATAAAACCGTTTATCGTTGGGGGACGATATGGTCTGGGCTCTAAAGACACTACTCCTTCTCAAATCCTTGCAGTTTATGAAAATCTGAAACAGGATCAACCCAGGGATCAATTCACGATTGGGATTGTCGACGATGTCAGCCACACTTCTTTACCAATAAAAGAAACAATAGACACTACCCCTGAGGGTACGATTAGTTGTAAGTTCTGGGGACTCGGTTCTGATGGAACGGTCGGCGCAAATAAAAGTGCGATTAAAATTATCGGTGACAATACTGACCTCTATGTTCAAGGGTATTTTGAATATGACAGTAAGAAATCCGGCGGTACGACAATTTCCCATTTACGCTTTGGTAAAAAACCGATCAAATCCTCTTATTTTGTGTCTGATGCCGACTACATCGCTTGCCACAATCGGTCGTTTCTTTATAATTATGACCTTCTAAAAGGCCTAAAAAAGAATGGCACGTTTGTCCTGAACTGTCCCTGGCAGCTCGAAGAAGTACAAGACCACCTTCCAGCCTCGTTAAAACGCTATATTGCTAAAAACAACATCAATTTTTATATCATCGATGCAATATCCATTGCCGAAGAGATCGGGCTCGGTGGCCGCGTTAACATGGTTATGCAAGCGGCTTTCTTTAAACTGGCAAAAGTCATACCTGTTGAGGAAGCCATCCAGTATTTAAAGGATTCGATTCAAAAAACATACGGCAAGAAAGGTTCTAACATTGTTGAAATGAATCAAAAAGCGGTGGATCAAGGAATTAAGTTATTGCAGCAAGTAAAGGTTACTGCGTCTTGGGCCTACAGCGAAGACGAAACAATACCAGTGAAAGATGAGCCCGACTTTATTAAAAGGATTCAACGTCCCATGGCTCGCCACGATGGCGATGATTTGCCGACTAGTGCCTTTGTAGGAATGGAGGACGGAACACATCCGCTCGGCACGACAAAGTACGAAAAACGGGGAATTGCAGTCTATATTCCGGAATGGCAAATTGATAAATGTATTCAATGTAATCAATGCTCCTATGTCTGCCCACATGCGACCATCCGTCCCTTCCTTTTAAACGATGATGAACTTGGGAAAGCTCCCGACACCTTTAAGACGAGGAAACCGAATGGAAAAAAGCTTGAAGGTTATCATTACCGGATTCAAACTTCTCCACTTGATTGTACTGGCTGTGGCAACTGTGCGGATATTTGTCCGGCACCAGGTAAGGCTCTTGTCATGAAGCCAGCAGATCATGAAATTGAGATGGAATCAGAAAACTGGGAATTTGCGATGAATGTTACAGAAAAGCGGAATTTAATAGATGTAAAAACACTCATTGGCAGCCAGTTTTCCCGACCACTTCTTGAATTCAATGGAGCTTGCCCAGGTTGTGGAGAAACTCCCTATGCTAAACTTCTTACACAATTATTTGGTGACCGTATGTTGATCGCCAACGCTACCGGTTGTTCTTCCATCTGGGGTGGCAGCTCCCCGTCAATCCCTTATACCGCGAATGCCGATGGAAAAGGTCCGGCCTGGATGAACCCCCTCTTCGAAGATAACTCCGAATTTGGCTATGGCATGTATATCGGATCTAAACAAATCCGGTCCAAAATTGCCAATCTGATGCAACAAGGATTGAAAAATACGAGCAATGAGAATGTGAAACAAGCTTTCCAGGAATGGCTCAACAATATGAATGATGGTGAAGGCTCAAAGCAGGCTTCGGCCCGGGTGCTCACAGAGCTGAAAAAGGAAGTCAACTCAGCTGATCCCATTATTCACGAGATTATAGCACGGAAAGATTACCTAGTTAAGCCCTCCGTTTGGATTTTCGGCGGAGACGGCTTTGCATATGATATCGGTTATAATGGGCTGGACCATGTCATTGCCAGTGGAGAAGATGTAAACATCTTCATTATGGACACAGAGGTTTACTCTAACACGGGTGGCCAAGCTTCAAAAGCGACCCAGACTGCAGCCGTTGCTAAATTCACGGCTGCGGGGAAGAAAATTCGCAAAAAAGATCTTGGCCTCATCGCGACAACTTATGGTTATGTTTATGTCGCCCAAATCGCGATGGGGGCCAATATGAATCAAACGATCAAAGCAATTGCAGAAGCGGAAAGCTACAAAGGACCTTCCCTGATTATTGCCTATGCTTCTTGCGTTAATCATGGGATTAAATCGGGTATGGGCACAAGCATGCATGAGATGAAAAAAGCAGTCGATGCGGGATACTGGCATCTCTGGCGCTACGACCCACGTCTTAAAGAACAGGGTAAAAATCCGTTTATCCTGGATTCCAAAGAACCAACAGGCTCCTTCCAAGATTTTCTCAAGGGCGAAATTCGCTACTCCTCACTCAAGACGATTTTCCCTGAAGTCGCGGAGGAAATGTTCACAATTGCCGAAAAACATGCTCACGAAAAATACTATGCCTTAAAGCGTTTCGCAGAAATGCAGTTTGAATAA
- a CDS encoding LysE family translocator translates to MFFEIFLIGILAGISPGPDFFIVMKNSLEYGKKIGIASAIGIGTAMLIHASYTIFGLALVLQKYIYLFKAIQILGACYLGYLGVQAIIGTFSSKKMDFEYSKNIHTTKTSLQGFKNGFLCNILNPKAFLFFLSIFAQFITPDTPSWVEWIYGLEVVVAVGGWFVILSIMISSNFFRQIYQSCRKWLDRFFGGLLLYFAYKITKSVFD, encoded by the coding sequence ATGTTTTTTGAAATTTTTCTTATTGGGATATTGGCAGGAATATCTCCGGGTCCTGATTTTTTTATTGTTATGAAAAATAGTCTGGAATATGGAAAGAAAATTGGGATTGCGTCTGCTATAGGTATAGGGACTGCAATGCTTATTCATGCTTCTTATACAATATTTGGACTTGCATTGGTTTTACAAAAATATATATATTTATTTAAAGCTATACAAATCTTGGGTGCTTGTTATTTGGGATACTTAGGAGTACAGGCAATTATAGGTACTTTTTCAAGCAAAAAAATGGACTTCGAATATTCAAAGAATATCCATACAACTAAAACCTCTCTACAAGGCTTTAAAAATGGATTTTTATGTAATATCTTAAATCCAAAGGCTTTTCTATTTTTTTTAAGTATATTCGCACAATTTATTACTCCAGACACTCCGAGTTGGGTAGAATGGATATATGGTTTGGAAGTTGTAGTAGCCGTTGGAGGTTGGTTTGTTATTCTGTCGATAATGATTTCATCCAACTTTTTTCGGCAAATCTATCAAAGCTGCCGCAAGTGGCTTGATCGATTTTTTGGAGGACTTCTACTATATTTTGCATACAAAATTACTAAATCGGTTTTTGACTAA
- a CDS encoding DUF342 domain-containing protein translates to MTTEHIQEDTAEKADNIDGSYVVTNDESAVYITVHPPKGEGSSVKENDIIEALKNCGVTNVARHIIIGEIKEPSGQPIKVADFSKAPEPKIQVSVTRDRMEASLQVDLPHGCRSISVEEIMEKIKASGVVFGINGEAAEEAHKHHGYRIACAKGQPQINGKDAAIKYCINTENNGRPAELENGRVDYKDLNLFITVHEGQLLAEKIPPTAGINGTDVLGQPVLAKPGKDKLMPAGKNVQVVENTIISNITGQLLIANNKINVMPSIEINGDVDLSTGNIEFEGSVTVRGSVQEGFSVKAEGNVEVCGIVSGCIIEGKSVLIRTGIQGMNKGYVKAQENVVAKFIENATVIAGEDILVNDSVLNSRISAAKRVIVEGKRGLIIGGKIMAGEEIRAKIIGTQASRTELEVGVNPMLREEYQNIRRNFKKVEVSLDKAQKALTILKSMDQSSMSQNKKEMLLRLTKTRFQLIGQSENMRKRIAEIERTFEEMKFGRIKVSDVMFAGVNVVVGTQVKYIRKALKSASLYAEDDEVKVGAYND, encoded by the coding sequence ATGACTACTGAGCATATACAAGAAGATACTGCAGAAAAAGCGGATAATATTGATGGATCTTATGTAGTTACAAACGATGAATCTGCTGTATATATAACTGTTCATCCTCCGAAAGGTGAAGGCAGTTCTGTCAAAGAAAATGATATTATTGAGGCTCTGAAAAATTGTGGCGTTACAAATGTTGCTCGCCATATAATAATAGGTGAAATTAAAGAGCCATCAGGACAGCCAATTAAAGTTGCGGATTTTTCTAAAGCGCCAGAACCGAAAATTCAGGTTAGTGTGACCCGGGATCGTATGGAGGCTTCACTGCAGGTGGATTTACCACATGGGTGCCGTTCTATTAGTGTGGAAGAAATCATGGAGAAAATAAAAGCTAGCGGCGTTGTGTTTGGTATTAATGGGGAGGCTGCAGAAGAAGCGCATAAACATCATGGCTATCGTATAGCATGTGCTAAAGGCCAGCCGCAAATTAATGGTAAAGATGCTGCAATCAAATACTGTATAAACACTGAAAATAATGGTCGTCCTGCTGAACTTGAGAACGGCAGAGTGGATTATAAGGATTTGAATTTGTTTATTACAGTTCATGAAGGACAACTGTTGGCTGAAAAAATTCCGCCAACTGCCGGGATTAATGGAACGGATGTTTTAGGGCAACCGGTACTTGCTAAACCTGGAAAAGATAAGCTGATGCCGGCGGGCAAGAATGTGCAAGTAGTAGAGAATACCATAATTTCTAATATAACTGGCCAACTGTTAATTGCTAATAATAAAATTAATGTAATGCCTTCTATTGAGATAAATGGAGATGTAGATTTATCTACTGGGAATATAGAATTTGAGGGTAGTGTAACTGTGCGTGGGTCTGTCCAAGAAGGATTTTCTGTAAAAGCAGAAGGGAATGTGGAAGTGTGCGGAATCGTTAGTGGCTGTATTATTGAAGGAAAAAGTGTATTAATCAGGACTGGTATACAGGGTATGAATAAGGGATATGTTAAAGCCCAGGAAAACGTAGTCGCTAAATTCATTGAAAATGCCACTGTGATTGCGGGGGAAGACATTTTAGTTAATGATTCAGTTTTGAATTCACGCATTAGTGCGGCTAAACGGGTGATTGTTGAAGGGAAAAGAGGCTTAATTATCGGCGGGAAAATAATGGCTGGAGAGGAAATACGAGCTAAAATAATTGGGACACAGGCTAGTCGTACTGAATTAGAAGTGGGTGTAAATCCTATGCTAAGGGAAGAGTACCAAAATATCAGGCGGAATTTTAAAAAGGTTGAGGTGAGTTTAGATAAGGCTCAAAAGGCCTTAACTATTTTAAAGTCCATGGATCAAAGTTCGATGTCTCAGAATAAAAAAGAGATGTTATTAAGACTTACTAAGACACGGTTTCAGCTTATAGGTCAGAGTGAAAATATGCGTAAACGTATTGCTGAAATTGAACGAACTTTCGAAGAAATGAAATTCGGACGCATTAAAGTATCAGATGTCATGTTCGCGGGAGTTAATGTGGTGGTGGGGACACAGGTTAAATATATACGTAAGGCCTTAAAATCCGCATCATTATATGCGGAAGACGACGAAGTTAAAGTTGGTGCATATAATGATTAG
- a CDS encoding methyl-accepting chemotaxis protein codes for MNQIKYKLILVMVGMCAFMALVLGSYNIWSVINNKNVAVKEYRQVLQEQFDRNIRLETETAVNMVNVIYKQQQQSLLTEEQAKSQAANLLRDLRFDKDSYFWADTAEGINIVLLGRNTEGKSRINDKDANGTLYIQEIIKNGMKDGGGYSDYWFPKPNEQQATPKRAYTLLFKPYNWVIGTGNWVDDIDKLVVNQEQIYYDAMIRDILFTSGLVLLVLIGTAMVAWYISRKISSPIIELSNSVREIAKGNLCTIVNIHSEDELGQLGKAVNVMTSELGSLIKQLATSSEQLAASSEELTASSEQSAQAANQVAGTITEVAIGAEKQLKAIDETSTVVEQMSASIQQVAASANQVASNSFQAANKAINGDNSVEKAVSQMAHIEQTVNNSAQVVAKLGERSKEIGQIVDTISGIAGQTNLLALNAAIEAARAGEQGKGFAVVAEEVRKLAEQSQDAAKQIAALISEIQGDTDKAVVAMSEGTKEVKIGTEVVTTAGHAFGEIATLVTQVSEQVKEISASIQQMASGSQQIVASVKEINGHSKMAVGHTQTVSAATEEQSASMEEIASSSQSLAKLAQDLQQTVSKFQV; via the coding sequence ATGAACCAAATAAAGTATAAATTAATTCTTGTCATGGTTGGTATGTGCGCTTTTATGGCACTCGTTCTTGGAAGTTATAATATTTGGAGCGTAATTAATAACAAAAACGTCGCTGTTAAAGAATATCGCCAAGTCCTTCAAGAACAGTTTGATCGAAATATTCGTTTAGAAACTGAGACGGCTGTTAACATGGTTAATGTTATTTATAAACAACAGCAACAATCTCTATTGACGGAAGAACAGGCAAAATCGCAAGCTGCCAATCTGCTGCGAGATCTTCGTTTTGACAAAGACAGCTACTTTTGGGCCGACACCGCCGAAGGCATTAATATTGTTCTGCTAGGAAGAAACACAGAAGGAAAAAGCCGCATAAATGATAAAGATGCTAACGGAACCCTCTACATTCAGGAAATTATTAAAAACGGGATGAAGGATGGCGGTGGTTACTCCGACTACTGGTTTCCAAAGCCAAACGAACAACAAGCGACACCAAAAAGAGCGTATACTTTACTATTTAAACCTTATAACTGGGTGATCGGCACCGGGAATTGGGTTGATGACATTGATAAATTAGTAGTCAATCAGGAGCAGATATACTATGATGCTATGATTAGGGATATTTTGTTCACAAGTGGACTTGTATTATTAGTTTTGATCGGGACAGCAATGGTAGCCTGGTACATCAGTCGCAAAATATCAAGTCCAATCATTGAACTTTCCAACAGTGTAAGAGAAATTGCCAAGGGAAACCTTTGCACTATAGTAAATATCCATTCGGAAGATGAACTTGGGCAATTAGGAAAAGCCGTTAATGTAATGACTAGTGAGTTAGGAAGTTTGATCAAGCAGCTAGCCACATCATCGGAACAGTTAGCGGCTTCTTCGGAAGAACTAACTGCCAGTTCCGAACAGTCCGCTCAAGCTGCTAACCAAGTTGCAGGTACCATTACCGAGGTAGCAATTGGCGCAGAAAAACAATTAAAAGCAATAGATGAAACATCTACTGTGGTAGAACAAATGTCAGCTAGTATCCAGCAAGTAGCTGCTAGTGCTAATCAGGTAGCAAGTAATTCATTTCAAGCCGCTAATAAAGCAATCAATGGTGATAATTCTGTAGAGAAGGCGGTCAGTCAAATGGCTCATATTGAGCAGACTGTAAACAATTCCGCTCAAGTCGTTGCTAAGTTGGGCGAGAGATCGAAAGAAATTGGCCAAATTGTGGACACGATCTCCGGTATTGCTGGTCAGACAAACTTATTGGCACTAAATGCGGCTATCGAAGCCGCAAGAGCTGGTGAACAAGGAAAAGGCTTTGCCGTTGTAGCCGAAGAAGTCCGTAAGCTTGCGGAACAATCGCAAGATGCTGCTAAGCAAATTGCTGCATTAATCAGCGAGATTCAAGGGGATACAGATAAAGCCGTTGTCGCCATGAGTGAGGGTACGAAGGAAGTTAAAATAGGAACAGAGGTTGTTACTACGGCTGGTCACGCATTTGGAGAAATAGCAACACTGGTAACACAAGTGTCCGAACAAGTAAAGGAGATTTCCGCTTCTATTCAGCAGATGGCCAGTGGCAGTCAGCAGATTGTAGCATCAGTGAAGGAAATCAACGGGCACAGTAAAATGGCGGTTGGACACACGCAGACTGTTTCTGCTGCTACAGAAGAACAATCGGCCTCCATGGAGGAAATCGCGTCATCCAGTCAGAGTCTTGCCAAGTTGGCACAAGATCTTCAGCAAACTGTTAGTAAGTTTCAGGTTTAA
- a CDS encoding helix-turn-helix domain-containing protein: MDGYYNVRQAAEAMNVSIKTVRNRIKAGELPATWEDRGKGRSQWWIPIAAIQAAATAVDAVPFTRQPTLTAELGQLVQSAVQTAVKDVVKDEIQQLRAELDSHFRRQDERIREVLVKPQQARGFWHKLFK, translated from the coding sequence ATGGATGGATATTACAACGTGAGACAGGCAGCAGAGGCTATGAACGTAAGCATTAAAACCGTTAGAAACCGCATCAAAGCTGGAGAGTTACCTGCAACATGGGAAGATCGCGGCAAAGGCAGATCGCAGTGGTGGATACCTATAGCAGCTATTCAGGCTGCTGCTACTGCTGTGGACGCTGTGCCGTTCACTCGGCAACCGACATTAACTGCTGAATTAGGTCAACTTGTTCAATCTGCCGTTCAAACTGCCGTGAAAGATGTCGTAAAAGATGAAATTCAACAGTTACGGGCTGAGCTCGACAGCCATTTCCGCCGACAGGATGAAAGAATAAGAGAAGTCCTAGTGAAACCTCAACAAGCGAGAGGATTTTGGCATAAACTATTCAAGTAA
- a CDS encoding FMN-binding protein, whose translation MRKSNKLVGLSIGVILIVGMAFMPLARVLFHSEMTTSTITAEAPHLSWHDGIYVGSAVNKRGETNILEVKIENGRFQHIKALNAEDTSIVFTKVFRQISKEIIAKNSLDVDTVSGATISSQGILAAVKNAVEQAEKQSGS comes from the coding sequence TTGCGAAAATCAAATAAATTAGTGGGACTATCTATTGGCGTGATTTTGATTGTGGGAATGGCATTTATGCCATTGGCAAGGGTGTTGTTCCACAGTGAAATGACGACAAGCACAATTACTGCTGAGGCACCTCATTTGTCTTGGCATGACGGTATTTATGTTGGTTCGGCTGTTAACAAGCGCGGTGAGACGAATATACTGGAAGTTAAAATTGAAAATGGACGCTTTCAGCATATCAAAGCATTGAACGCAGAAGATACATCCATTGTTTTTACTAAGGTTTTTCGACAAATATCAAAGGAAATTATCGCTAAAAATTCACTTGATGTAGATACAGTGAGTGGTGCGACAATAAGCAGCCAGGGGATTTTAGCAGCTGTCAAAAATGCAGTGGAACAGGCGGAAAAACAGTCGGGATCTTAA
- a CDS encoding CDIF630_02480 family spore surface protein, with protein MADNHSKENPIERHDTAAWRGHIESTKPESKVPVPSEEAVMEAKEWVDTNSLS; from the coding sequence ATGGCTGACAATCATTCAAAAGAAAATCCCATTGAAAGACATGATACGGCGGCTTGGCGCGGGCATATCGAAAGTACAAAACCTGAGTCAAAAGTTCCCGTTCCCAGCGAAGAGGCCGTAATGGAAGCTAAGGAATGGGTAGATACCAATTCTTTATCATAA
- a CDS encoding flavodoxin family protein, with the protein MKIAVINGSHQGRNGNTNIMASAFLKGAQEAGAETVEVILAEKEVKYCTACKACWFKTSGQCVIRDDMAEIISLIKDADVRVLATPLYFDNISSMLKTFIDRLMVTASPYWGKDQQGECRHLTTKAAPQLVMMANCGYPERSHFQVISHWVQRHARNLNAQVIGEIYASQGALLSVREQEVGMVVANYLKALETAGREIASDRKLSSETKALLEQKFIPDEVYIREVKKYVDSTLVSAHSKNIS; encoded by the coding sequence ATGAAAATTGCAGTTATTAATGGCAGTCACCAAGGAAGAAATGGTAATACCAACATAATGGCTTCGGCATTCTTAAAAGGAGCACAGGAAGCAGGGGCGGAAACGGTAGAGGTTATTTTAGCGGAAAAAGAGGTTAAATATTGTACGGCGTGTAAGGCCTGTTGGTTTAAAACGTCCGGACAGTGCGTTATAAGGGATGATATGGCGGAAATTATATCTCTTATCAAAGATGCGGATGTTCGTGTTTTGGCGACGCCGCTTTATTTTGATAATATTTCCAGTATGCTAAAAACCTTTATAGACCGACTCATGGTAACAGCCAGTCCCTATTGGGGGAAAGATCAGCAGGGAGAATGCCGGCATTTAACAACGAAAGCCGCTCCGCAGTTAGTCATGATGGCGAATTGCGGTTATCCGGAGAGATCACACTTTCAGGTAATCTCCCATTGGGTTCAACGTCATGCACGTAATCTTAATGCCCAGGTAATCGGTGAAATCTATGCTTCCCAGGGTGCACTGTTGAGCGTTCGGGAACAGGAGGTAGGAATGGTTGTTGCTAACTATTTAAAGGCATTAGAAACAGCGGGTAGGGAAATTGCCAGCGATAGAAAACTATCGTCAGAAACAAAGGCATTGTTAGAACAAAAATTTATTCCGGATGAAGTGTATATACGGGAAGTCAAAAAGTATGTTGACAGTACTTTGGTAAGCGCACATTCAAAGAATATCAGTTAG
- a CDS encoding ferredoxin domain-containing protein, which produces MFMIIESSVAEKETVLDVAKKMCVAARTAPKTRGIDRIVTAILTEQDLEKLANGMDKLGQERDEQFCKRNMRDANSVRNSNAVVLIGTKTKPRGLSFCSFCGFENCGETQKKGGHCAFDDIDLGIAVGSAVSIAADHRIDNRVMFSIGKTAMEMQLLGDDVNKILGIPLSVSGKSIYFDLGAFHPSTT; this is translated from the coding sequence ATGTTTATGATTATTGAAAGCAGTGTGGCTGAAAAGGAAACGGTATTAGATGTCGCTAAAAAAATGTGTGTGGCTGCAAGAACGGCACCAAAGACAAGAGGAATTGACCGTATCGTAACAGCAATTTTGACAGAGCAGGATCTAGAAAAATTGGCTAATGGCATGGATAAGTTAGGACAGGAACGGGATGAGCAATTTTGCAAGCGCAACATGCGTGACGCCAACAGCGTGCGAAATTCGAATGCGGTCGTTTTAATTGGTACAAAAACCAAACCGCGTGGACTTTCTTTCTGTAGTTTTTGCGGTTTTGAGAATTGCGGTGAAACGCAAAAAAAAGGCGGGCACTGTGCATTTGATGATATTGATTTGGGAATTGCCGTTGGCAGCGCAGTTTCCATAGCAGCTGATCATCGGATTGATAACCGCGTCATGTTCTCCATCGGAAAAACAGCCATGGAAATGCAATTGTTGGGCGATGATGTAAATAAAATTTTAGGAATTCCTCTGTCGGTATCAGGAAAAAGTATCTATTTTGATTTAGGGGCTTTCCACCCAAGCACAACGTGA